The genomic stretch GGATTTTTCGGAACGATTGGAGATTTTGATGAAGCGAAGACATAAAATTGCACCAGAGGACCAAGCAGGACTATCCGTTTGGAACTATGCCGAGGCATTTAATGACATTAGCAGCTTTACCGCTGTATTGAAAGGAATAGGTATAGGGGTCGGATTTTTGATCCTTATCGCCGGAATTGTGGGTATCGGAAATATTATGGTGTTCACGATCAAGGAAAGAACCAAAGAGATAGGAGTGCGAAAGGCACTAGGGGCCAGGCCGAGCCAGATAGTGAATCTGGTGCTGTTGGAATCCGTTTTCATTACTGCGATTTCCGGATTTGTTGGACTACTGTTCGCCTGGATGATTTTGGCCGCAATCGGCCCCATGATCCAAACACCGGCTTTCAGTAACCCATCTGTGAACCTTTCCACGGTGGTCACGGCCACTATAATCTTGGTAATAGCAGGAGTATTGGCAGGGCTGTTACCGGCCATGAAAGCTGCGAATGTTAAACCCATTGTTGCACTAAGTGATAAATAGTTATGTGGTTATTTGATAAGGACTTGTGGATAGAGATTTTTCATACGCTGAGCAAGAACATGTTCAGGACCTTTTTGACCATGCTGGGGGTAATCTTCGCAATGATCATCTTGGTGCTGTTGTTGGGATCTGCCAATGGTATGAGCAACGGGTTCAACAAACTTTTTGCAGGAACAGCCTCGAACAGTTTGTTCGTTTGGGGGCAATCCACCTCCGAACCCTACAAGGGTTTTGAACGGGGAAGAAGAATCCAATACAAGTTGGAAGATGCCGATATCTTAAAAAAGCAGATACCCGAAATCGAAGTGTTGGCGCCAAGGATTGAGCTTGCAAGCCATAGAGGAACCGTTTCGGTATATAGAAACGGTCAAACAAGCGGTTCTGCCGTGTATGGGGATTACCCTGAGATAGATAACATCACCAAAAAGAAATTGGTGGAGGGCAGGTTTCTCAACGAAACGGATATCCAGGATTCCAAAAAGGTTTGCGTTATCGGGGAAGAGACCTACAAGCTGTTGTTTGAAAAAGGTGAAAAAGCCATTGGCGAGGAAATCCGTATCAACGGGGTCTACTTTACCGTTGTGGGAATCTACAAGCCCAACAACAATATCAATATCGATGGCGAGAATGCCGTATTTATTCCCTTCAGCACTTTTCAAGTGGCTTTTAATTCCGGGGATAGGATGGGCTGGATGGCCATAGCTGTGGAGGAGAGTACTCCAGTTAAATTTGTGGAAAGTCAAATAAAGAGCATCTTAAAGGCCAAATACGATATCCACCCGGATGATGAACGTGCCATAGGCAGTTTCGATATGTCCGAGATATTCAACAGCATCACCGCATTTACCACCGTACTTAAAGGATTTTCATTTTTTGTCGGCATATTCACGCTTTTGGCGGGTGTCATTGCCATCAGCAACATCCTTTTGATCACCGTAAAGGAGCGTACCCAAGAAATAGGGGTGCGAAGGGCCTTGGGGGCAACGCCGGTAATCGTAAAACGTCAGATTGTGGTCGAGGCCATTGTTTTGACGGCATTTGCAGGCCTCGTTGGATTCGCCATTTCCGTGGGAATATTGTCACTTTTGGATGCCATGTTCGGCAGTGGGGATGATTTCCCTTTTGTGAAGCCAATGATCAGTATACCTCAGTTTATCATATCATTTGTTTTAATGGTAGGTCTGAGCGTACTCATAGGCCTTCTGCCGGCCAATAGGGCGGTGAAAATAAAACCCATAGATGCACTTAGAGAAGAATAATCATCAATACAATTAAATAACGAAATCAAATAAGCAAGAATGAACAAGTATGTAAAATACGGATTGATAGGGGTAGTGGTCATAGGTATTTTGGCCGCGATAGTCTACTTTTTAAAGCAGAACAGTGCTCCTGTAGAGCTGTATAAAACCGAAACAGCAGAACGAAAGGACATCGTGAATAAAGTGATTGTTACCGGAAAGGTAATACCGGAGGACGAGATCAATATCAAGCCCCAAATTTCCGGGATCATTGATAAGATCATGTTGGAAGAAGGAGCACAAGTCGAATCCGGTGACCTTATCGCTGTGATCAAAGTAGTTCCCAACGAACAATCCTTGAACCAAGCGGCCGGAAGGGTCCGAACCGCAGAATTGGCCTTGAACAATGCAAAAATTGAATATGACAGGAACAAGACCTTGTTCGATAAGGGCGTTATTTCCAGTCAGGACTTTAATAACCTAAAGCTTACCTACGACCAAG from Flagellimonas oceani encodes the following:
- a CDS encoding ABC transporter permease, producing MWLFDKDLWIEIFHTLSKNMFRTFLTMLGVIFAMIILVLLLGSANGMSNGFNKLFAGTASNSLFVWGQSTSEPYKGFERGRRIQYKLEDADILKKQIPEIEVLAPRIELASHRGTVSVYRNGQTSGSAVYGDYPEIDNITKKKLVEGRFLNETDIQDSKKVCVIGEETYKLLFEKGEKAIGEEIRINGVYFTVVGIYKPNNNINIDGENAVFIPFSTFQVAFNSGDRMGWMAIAVEESTPVKFVESQIKSILKAKYDIHPDDERAIGSFDMSEIFNSITAFTTVLKGFSFFVGIFTLLAGVIAISNILLITVKERTQEIGVRRALGATPVIVKRQIVVEAIVLTAFAGLVGFAISVGILSLLDAMFGSGDDFPFVKPMISIPQFIISFVLMVGLSVLIGLLPANRAVKIKPIDALREE